Below is a genomic region from Fodinibius saliphilus.
ACAATACTTGTTCCCGTAAAGCCGGTGTGACCAAACGTCCCAGCCGGACTTCCTTCCGCCGAAATAAACTCTGAATCCATCGCCCACCCTAATCCATTTCCAAACCTATCCTCAGTTAAAAAGGTATCCACAACCGAAGGTGAGATAATTTGCTCTCCACCGTATACACCATCATGCAATAAAAGATCGATAAGTACCTGCAGGTTATCTACCGAAGAAAATAGCCCCGCATGGCCGGCCACTCCCTTATTGGCATACCAGGCATTACCGTCATTCACTTCTCCTTGCAAAGTATACTGTCGCCAACCATCCCACAGTTCCGGCTCCACCGCTACTCGGTAGCCAAAATTGTTGTCATACACCATCTGTTTTTCAAAGGGGTTTCCGTGCGAGGTAGCTGCAATAACAGGTTCCAATTCTTTTTCAAGGGGATTAAAGACCGTATGTGAGAGGTCCAGCGGCCCGTAAATCTCCTGTTGCAGGTAGTTGTTCATCGGCATCCCCGTAACCTTTTCGATAATATCTCCCAACACCATGAAACCCAAGTCGCTATAGTGGCGCTCCTCTCCTACCTTCCACTTTAGAGAGAGATCTGCAATATATTGGCGACACTGTTGAGGATTTGAAGCATAATAATAGGTCGGTTTCCACTGGGCCAACCCCGAACTGTGGGTTAACAAGTGGCGAACTGTTATCTTCGATTTTTCTCCTTGATCAAATTCCGGTAAATAGTTAAACACGGGATTATCCAGAGCTATTTGCCCTTCATCTACCAGTTTCATAATCCCAAGGGTGGTGGCACAAACCTTGGTGAGCGAAGCCAAATCAAATAGGTGATCTGTGGTCATCTTTTGGGGATACTCGAGCTGCTTCAGATTATAGTCATACTTCTTGGAATAGCCATAAGCCGCCCGATGTAATATTGAATCTCCTTTCTTTACCTGTATCACTGCCCCTGGAATATGATCAGCTGCTATCTCTTTCTCAATGAGACTATCAATAGCAGGAATTTGCCCTGTTATAGGTTGTTCAACTTCATTCTCATGAGAACAACTAATGAGGCCAAACAACAAGAGACCAATGATATATATTTTGTTGTTGATCATCTTCATTGTGGTTCAGTAAAATATTTTTTACCAGTTTTAATTTTCTGGCATATGAATTTAAGTGAAGTATATCAGTCTATGGTTGATAATTTCATACCAATTTAAATTTTTAGAGTCAGCAAAATCTCAACGGACCATTGAAATCATCATCGACTGATGTTCAAAAACAATTTTTAATTCATAGCCAGCGATTTTTGGGGTTTGTTTTTTTCATCGTTGAAAAAATGAACTACTAACCTTTACAAAGGTAAAATAACATTGAGATTAAACTCTTTCTCTACGAATTAAATTTGAGATATTCCCTACGACTATCACGATCACACTGCCTGCCACCGTATACAACGGCCAGGCGATAGATAAAGGTTCTCCCGGCAAGATATTTTGAATGGGGCCTTCTACCATAAACAGCAGTGATACCAATCCTACAAAAAACCCTATCATTGCATCTGTTTTATCCGGTGCTGAAAATAACCTACCTAACAAAAAAGCACCCAATAGTCCGCCATAGGTATATGAGGCTATGCCGAGTCCCAACTCAACAACTGCTGGCCGTTCCCCTTCCTGTAGCTGCAAGTAAGCAAAAAAGAAGGCTGAACCTGTTAAGATAAAAGCCCAAACCATTGTGATAATTCGTGAAATCCTAAGGTCTTCTTCAGGGGTATTGTCCTGACCGAAGTAGGGTTTGTACAGATCCAAAGTCGTAGACGAAGCCAACGAGTTAAGAGAAGAGCTGAGGCTACTCATAGCTGCTGCAAAGAGAGAAGCGATAATGAGCCCCGAAAGTCCTACAGGAAGCTGTTCAACGATAAATTTGGCAAATATCTCATCAGTAGTGGCAAGCCCGAGCTGCTGTGCGGTTTGTGCATCATAGAAACTGTATAATAGTAAACCGATAAAAAGAAAGAGCCCAAACTGCAGGGCTACCACTACTCCACTCCATACCAGAGCACGCTGACTGTCTTTTACATCCCGGGTAGTAAGCAGACGCTGCACAATAAGCTGGTCGGTGCCGTGCGAGGCAATGGAGAAAATTGCCCCCCCAATAAGAGCAGTAAAAAAGGTGTAGGGCTGTGCAATAAAATCAGTAAACGGCTGACCAAAACCGAAGTCCAGAATCTGTGTTTTTCCAGCATCAGCAGCAATGGCAACGGCTCCTGCTATTCCTTCGGGCAGCTCTCCATACATTACACCGATGGCCAGAACCGCACCGCCGATATATACCCCCATCTGCATAACATCCATCCAAACAACTGCTTTAATTCCACCTATAAGAGTGTAGATCAGGGTGATGACAGAAATGGCCGTTATCGACAGAAGGTAAAGCTCGATATCGCCCCAACCGGTAAAGGCCCCGCCCAGCCGAAGAATGATCGCAAGCGGTATTGCTGTTGCAAAAAGACGAACTCCATCTGCCAACAAACGGGTTACCATAAAAGTAGTACTTGCCGCATTTCGCATGGAGGAACCAAAACGATTGGCTAAAAACTGATAGGCAGTAGTTTGCTTACCCTCAAAATAGGCCGGCAGTAATAATACACTAACCAGAAAGCGACCTACGATATAACCTAACGTTATCTGTAGAAATGTAAGGTTTCCCCCATAGGCTACAGCTGGAATACTGATAAATGTTAAGGTACTGGTTTCTGTTGCTACTACCGAGAACATCACGGCCCACCATGGTAACCCTTTGCCTCCCATGAAATAGTCTGAGGTAGAAGACTGTCGCCCAGCAGCGTATATCCCTAATGCGGCAACGCCAATGAGATAAACAACAATAACTACATAATCTATAATTGAAAAACCCAACTACGACCTCCTTATCAGATTCATTTAGTATTATATTTGAAGAGAGACCATTATAGTAATTTATTTCTAGCATTACAGAAGTTCTATATATTGGCAGTTGTCTAATTTTTTGAGAACATTTTAGAAGCTGTATTACTTCATTTGGTTTTTAAATACTTTAACACAGGATGAATTCTTCGATCATACAACTAAAAGAGATCGCACAAAAATCTACTAAAACTATTATCGGCCTAATGTCGGGCACCTCTCTTGATGGTCTCGACATTGCACTCTGTGAGGTTCAAGGGGCAGGCCAAAGCACGGAAGTTACACTCAAAAAATTTATTACCAAACTATACACAGCTCAAAACAAAAAGCGACTTAACGCAATCTCTTCCATAAATGAGACCTCGATGGAAGAGGTGTGTCTGCTTCACTCCTGGTTAGGGAATTACCATGGCAAACTGGTTAATGAAGCACTGCGCGAATGGGATATTGCCCCTTCGGATATAGACTGTATTGCCAGTCATGGACAAACGATTTACCATTTGCCCAAAATCCAGCATCGTCAGGAGGGTATGCCTAACAGTACTCTGCAAATTGGAGATTCTGATCATATCGCACGAACTACCGGTATCCTAACCATCGGTGATTTCCGGCAAAAACATACAGCTGCCGGAGGGGAGGGAGCACCTATGGTCTCTTTTGTGGATAGGCTGCTCTATACTCATCATACTGAAAATCGTGTTCTACTAAATATTGGAGGCATTGCTAACTTTACCTACTTACCGGCCAGAAATAACAATCAATCTGAGACCATTACCACTGATACCGGGCCAGGTAATACACTGATTGATATGGCAACTCAACAATATTTTGCTAAAGAATATGACAAGGATGGGGCTATTGCTAAGAGGGGAACAGTAAACCGCAAAGCTCTTAATGCACTCAAAGCCGATCCCTATTTTAAAAAACCACTTCCCAAAACAACGGGTCCCGAGCTATTCAATTTAACTTGGGTAGATCGCCTTCTTTATAAAGCGGGGGTGGCAGATATCGATCCCGAGAACCTGGTAGCAACATTGAGTCGCTTGACCGCCGAAACCATTACTGACTCTATCAAGAAGGTATTGGATGAACAACAACCTGCTATCTACATAAGCGGAGGGGGGATTCACAATCCTGTAGTTTACAACTGGATAACAGAACTTCTTCCAAGTTGCAGTACCAGCAGCTTTGAAAATATTGGATTTAATCCTGATGCTAAAGAAGCTGTTATCTTCGCGATATTGGCGAATGAGACCTTATCCGGGAAGGGATTTTCATTAGATGCCAACAATCCCGATAGTCCTACAATAAACTTTGGTAAGATATCTTTTCCCACCTGATATCAGATCTTAATAAAAATCTCTCGCTTATAGAATAGCCACATTATCCACAGCCAGAAAAGGATATAGCTTACTGCAAAGATAAGCGACGCATTAATCGGGCTCGCAATAGGTAGCAACAAACCCTCATAAATCACACCTTTAATACTGCTCGTACCCTCTGAGGTAGTTACGGGGATAAGGTAAAACAACTTGGCCATTAAAGAGGAGAGCACAAATACTGCTAAAGCATTAAGACCATAAATCTTAAATGGTTCTGCCCATTTCTTGTATCCTTTCATATCTATAAGCCAATAACAAATTGCTAAAAAGTGCAGAGCAAAGCCTCCGGTAAAGAGTACATAGCTGCTGGTCCAAAGTCCTTTGTTAATAGGAAACCAGACATCAACAATCAGGCCTAGTACTAAGCCCAAGTTCCCATACAGGAACATACGTATCACTTTTTCTTGGTCTGTTTGGCCGGATCGCAATAGTTTCCCAGTTAATAAACCGATCAGCACGGTTGCAATAGCAGGAATAGTGCTAAGCAATCCTTCTGGTTCCCAGCCGGGTTTCCATAAATGTCCACCTAACAAAAGCTGATCAATATAAGTCGCCAAATTCCCTTCTTTTGTCAGTACGCCAACACCCTGACCCGGTACGGGTACCGTCATCATTAAAATCCAATACCCCACAAGAATACCAACCATCCACAGTACCAAGGATTTTACCTTTCGGAACTCTAAAAAAATAATGGAAGCAAATAAATAACAAAGTGCAATTCTTTGCAGCACCCCCATAATTCGCATTGAGGAGAAATCGTATAATTGCAGCGGATCAAAACGGATAAGCGGAAATACGGCCATGAACAGCCCAATCCCGAAAAGTATAACAGAGCGTTTAATCACCTTTTTATATAACACTGATTTGGGAATCTCGCGCTCAAACATTTTACCAAAAGAGTACGTCATTGCGACTCCTACGATAAATAAGAAGAAAGGAAAAATAAGATCGGTTGGTGTCCAGCCGTGCCATTGGGCATGCAACAATGGCGCATACACATGCGACCAATTACCCGGATTATTAACCAAAATCATTCCAGCAATAGTAATGCCTCTGAAAACATCTAACGATACCAAACGCTCTCGACGTTGAACCATAATCTCACAACCAACTCAGCTAAAAAATAAATAGGGATATACAATGCGTAAACCCTTAGTTAATTGAAATGACTGACAGTTTCAACGCCCTAACATTAATTTTTACTTACTCTCTATGCAATACCTGTTGCAAATAGTTTGCAGATCTCTCTACGAAGGGTGCTTTTTCAACCAATTGTAAAATTTTTGGATCGCCTTTCCCCGATGACTAATTTTATTCTTTTCATCGGCACCCAGTTCAGCAAAAGTAAGTTCATAACCTTCAGGTTTAAAAACAGGATCATAACCAAAGCCCTGCTCACCCCGCTCCTCTTTTAATATTTCGCCCCTGCAAATCCCCTCAAAGGCATATTGGCCTTTATCAGTAACAAAAGCAGCAACCGTTCGAAATTGTGCTTTACGATCTTGCGTAGGTACCTCCGATAATTCATCTAGCAGTTTATCGTTATTGTCTTGATAGGTAACGGATTCCCCGGCGTAGCGGGCCGAATACACTCCGGGTGCCCCATTAAGTGCATCTACTTCCAGACCGGTATCATCAGAAAGAGTCGGTAACCCTGTTTCATGATGCACATATTCAGCTTTTTTAAGAGCATTACCTTCAAGCGTTGGTCTATCCTCTACAACCTCTTCTAATTCAGGAAAGTCATAGGTTGATTTGAGCGTAACCCCTAACGGCTTTAATGTTGCTCGTAATTCTTTAATCTTATCTTTATTCCCGGATGCTAAAACAATTGTCTCAAACATATATGCAGTTAATCGCTGGCTTTGGATTTCTTCAATATCTCTTGTACTTCGTGCCATTTTAGTCGCGGACCAAATTGTGATACGATTTTAGAGCCTGCCAAACTGGCCAACTTTCCAGCACCGGCATATCCTAAACCATTGGTAATGCCGTATAGAAAAGCACCTGCATACATATCGCCGGCACCATTAGAATCCACTGCTTTCACTTGGTAAGGTTCAATATCAATAAAAGTATCACCATCGTAGATCATTGCCCCATTTTTCCCTTGGGTAATGACAAAACGATTAGCCTCTTTTTTGAGAGCTTCTCGCGCCTCCATAATATCATTTTTCCCGGTATATATCCTTGCTTCCTCTTCATTACAGAATAGCAGATCTACCGAAGCCCCCACTACTTCCTCAAAACGCTCCTTAAAAGCTTCTACTATAGAAGGATCAGAAAGAGTAAGTGCTGTTTTTACATCATTCTCTTGTGCAATTCGTTTTGTCTCTTTCATCGCCTCAAATCCACCATCAGCTGCTACCAGGTACCCTTCGATATAGACAAATTCCGAGTCTTTTATTGCGAGTTCATCAATTTCTTTAGGTGATAACTCAGAAGTTATCCCTAAATAGGTATTCATCGTGCGTTCCGCATCATCGGTAACCATTACCAAGCATTTGCCGGTGATTCCGTTTTCGCGTTCCTGGCGGTCAAAATTGGTGTTAATTCCGGCCTCTTTCATGTCTTCGAGATACAAATCTCCGAATTTATCATCCGCTACCTTGCATGAATAGAATGCTTTGCCTCCAAATTGGCTAACCGCAAAAATAGTATTTGCAGCTGATCCTCCGGGCTTCTCAATTGTTTCTTCTCTGTTGATATCGTCAATCAGACTAAATTGGGTATCTTCATCTACAAGAGTCATAACCCCTTTGGTAACCTCATGCTTACTTAGAAATGAATCTGAAACTTCAAACTCCATATCTACAAGGGCGTTACCAATACCGTAAACGTTATACTTCTTTTTCATAGGAATGATAAAAGGGTCTATAATTAAGAATATTAAAGTGCAGAAAATACGAACTCTGAAGGGCTGAATAAAGTAAAAAGGTAGTTGAATAAAAAAGGCACCTGCCTACAAAAAGCAGGTGCCCATTAAAACTATGCAGAAACTAAATCAAATAACTTAGTTATGTGCAATAGGATCAGGATCTCCATCAGGATCATTAATAGCTGTTCCATCACTATTAGGACTGCCGTTTGTTACAAGTAGAAGACCTGCAACGTGAGGACTTGCCATAGAAGTACCGCTGATAGTATCGGTACCGCCATCCATCCATAGTGAAAGAATATCAACACCGGGAGCAGCATACTCAATTGGTGGATTACCGTAGTTAGAGAATGAAGCAAAAGTATCCGTATCATCAATAGCCGATACGGTCCACACGTTATTGTATTCTACACGAGCAGGAGAATAATTATTTGCATCATCACTGTCGTTACCTGCTGCAATTGCAAAGTAAATGCCTTGGTCTGCGGCATTGCGAACAGCATCATCAACAGACTGAGAAGCCCCACCGCCGAGACTCATATTTGCGACGTCACCGGCAGAAGCATTGGCTGCTACATAATCGATACCATTAATAATTCCTGAATACGAACCACTGCCTCGGCTATCAAGCACTTTTACACCTACTACCGTAGCTCCGGCTGCAACGCCAACTACATCGATATCGTTATCAATAGCTGCAATAGTACCGGCAACATGCGTACCGTGACCATTTCCGTCATCAGCACTCTTTGAATCTTTACCGGAAGTAATAAAAGTTACACTTCTGGATTGATCAACATTTAAGTCGGGATGATCCAGATCAACTCCGGTATCGATCACCCAAGCAGTACCAGAACTAGCAGTAGCGCCACCTATTCGGGTAATTCCCCATGGTGTAGTTTGAGAAGTTGAACCACCATCACCGTCTTTACACGAAGGCCATGGCGAGCATGATCCCGGGGGGGCCAAAGCTACCATACGATCTTTTTCGATATATGCTACACGATCATCGTTACGAAGATCTGATAACTGCTTATCACTCAAATTAGCAGCAAAACCCTGAATAGCGACATTATATTTATTTGATACAGCTTTTTCTTCGATGCTGTAGCTGGTAAGCATTTCAGACCTGACAGCTTTTACTCTATCAGAACCAATTGCTTTTCCTTTTGAATCTTTTTCATCAAACACCACAATATATCGATTCCCGATATCCTGGGGTGTTTTGGAAAGATCCTGTGTTTCTTGTTGATTTTCGTTGTTAAGATTATTGGTCGGCTGATCGCAGGCTGCAAAGCCAAAAACGATTAACACAACCACTAAGGTTAACTTAGAAAATATATTTCTCATAGTTATCCATCTTTTATTTGAAAATTATATTCGCCGAAGCGAACATTGAAAGACAGAAATTTATAGCTCGAAATGCCCTAAAGAATTTTGGAAGAAAGCATTTGTAAAATTTCTGTTACAATTGTTAAGAGGGGTTAATAACCAAAAATGATTCGAATTTTCCAAGATAAATGGACAATTAATTATTAATCATTAAACCAATATTGATACATAACCTAACTAGGTTAGGGTATATGCCTTTTTCCTTTCGCTGTTTTTCTTTTTTAGATCAAAAATGTAGCCCAATAAAAAGCACCTGCCCAAATGGACAGGTGCCCGAGTAAAGTTTCTTACTTTATTTCTATCTATTGATGAATAATTGGGTCGGGATTACCGTCAGGATCGCCATTGGCAGTACCATTACTGCTGGGATTTCCACCGGTAACGAGCAATACTCCTGCAGCATGGGGACTTGCCATGGAAGTACCGTCAATGGTATTTGTACCATTATTTTTCCATAGAGATTTAACACTCACACCCGGAGCTGCATACTCAATAGGCGGATTACCGTAATTGGAGAACGACGCAAAATTATCGTTAGAATCGATAGCTGAGATCGTCCACACGTTATTGTATTCCACCCGTGCAGGAGAATAATTATTTGCATCATCGCTGTCGTTACCTGCAGCAATAGCAAAATAAATACCCTGATCTGCAGCATTTTGTACAGCATTATCAACAGATTGGGAAGTGCCACCACCAAGACTCATGTTAGCAACATCACCGGGAGAAGCATTTGCTGCCACATAATCTATCCCGTCTATAATACCCGAGTAGGTTCCACTTCCATTACTACCGAGTACTTTTACACCTACTATGGTAGCACCGGCAGCTACACCAACAACATCGATATTATTGTCTTTTGCTGCAATAGTTCCTGCAACGTGTGTTCCATGTCCATTACCATCATCTGCGGAAGGTTCACCAGAAACAAATGATGTGCTCAAGTTAGTATTAACATTAAGATCATCATGGTCCAGATCTACACCTGTATCAATAACCCAAGCGGTGCCTGAGCTGGCAGTAGCTCCACCTACGCGGTCAATACCCCACGGTGTCTCTTGCGAACCGCCGTCATCGTCATGGCAACCGATGCCATAATAGTAGCAGTACCACCAAGGATAATGATCATTTATTTTAGGAGGGGAAAGTATAACTATCCGATCTTGCTCTACATAGTCTACGTCTTTATCATTACGTAGCTTGGCAAGTTGGTTATCAGAAAGCTCGGCCGCGAATCCTCCAATTGCATTGGTAAATCTATGTTTAAGAGCATCACTGCCAATTTTGTACTTTGAGACCATCGAGCTTATTTTTTGTGACCGCAGCTTCGCCTTTGATTTGCTCTTGTCAGAGTCCTTATCAAAGACTACGATGTACTGGCCATCAATAGGCTGGCCCTGTTTATCCATTATTTTCTGGATCTCTTCTTTTTTGGTTAGTTCTTCCTTTTGATTGTTAGTTGGATTATCACAAGCTGTCATTACGAGAAGAGCAACAACAGTAAATGCGATTAACTTATTTGTTATTTTAGATTTAGATAACATAAATAGTCTATCCTTTTCTATTAAAATTTATCCACTGTTTGTGGTGTACTAATCGTGGTAAAAAATCCTGAATAGTTGTTTTTATTACGCTCACCAATACTATTGGCTTATTTTTTAAGGATCTTTCACCATTTTCATTTACAAGAGTTAACAATTGTTAGATTGTTACAGGTTTTTTTCTAAAAATATTTATAGCCCAAGAAACGGCATCAGGACCTATATACAGGATTTACGCAATTAAATAATTCACATAAAACAAAAATACCACCCTCATTTTAGTAATGGGTATGTTATATTTAGATGAATTTTGTTCGATTATGGAATCCTGTTGTGGGAAATATAGAACAGCACATTAATACCTAAAGCTATTGTTAGTAGCCCAATGGAGGAGCTTGTTAATTTTTTAAAAAATCGATTACAAAAGGAGCTGCCCGGAAGAGAGGCTCAGCTCAAGATGGCACCAAAACCTATTTCAAGTGGTAGTATTAGAAAAATGGAGGCTCCCAACCATGCCAATGACAGCAGTGTATTAATTTTGTTATTCCCCAATGAAGAGGGAGAAGCAGAATTAACCCTTACCCTGCGAAGTCATGATATTGACCATGGGGGACAAATAAGTTTTCCGGGAGGGAGAGCTGAAGCGGGAGAAAGCCCTGCCCAAACAGCACTACGTGAAGCCGAAGAAGAAATTGGTATTAATGCTGATTCTGTTACCATCATAGGACAACTCAGTGATCTGTATATTAACAATTCAAATAACCTTGTCACCCCAGTTGTTGGTATTTCAAAACAAAAACCCACATTTGACATTAACCCCTCAGAAGTTGAAGAAGTATTTGCTGTTGAACTAAATTCCCTTTTGCATAAGAAAAACCTAAGTGTTGAAAACTGGGAGCTGGGCAAACATAGCTATAAAGTTCCCTATTGGAATATTCACCAAGTGCCCCTGTGGGGAGCTACAGCAATGATGTTACATGAACTGCTCGATCTCTACCGGGCATATTGTGAATAATAAAACCAATTAAACTAAAAATGCTATTAAATTATAAGCATTAATTTACAGATGGAGTGGATAATAGCAGGTTTAACATTCGGTTTTCTTGGCAGTTTCCACTGTGTAGGCATGTGTGGCCCCATTGCCCTGGCTCTACCTCTCAAAAGGAATGAGCGTATTTATTACATAGCCTCCAGAATGATCTACAATATCGGTCGGATCATCACCTACAGTCTGCTTGGCTTTCTGGTTGGTTTTTTCAGCAGTATGATTGCTATAGGCGTCTACCAACAAGGGCTTTCTATTGGTATGGGTGCTCTAATGTTGCTAGCTCTCGGATGGAGTAAATTGCGAATACTTCTACAACGGATGGAAAAAATGCCAACTAAGTTTATCGATAAAATAAGTCGACATTTCAAACAGCTGTTCAATAATGGAAGAATATGGTCCCTCTTCCTTATTGGCTTATTAAATGGTTTACTACCCTGTGGGTTTGTGTATATGGGATTGGCAACGGCCCTCACCTTTGGCAGCATCCAAAGCAGTACCCTCTTTATGGCAGGCTTTGGGCTAGGTACGGTACCGGCCATGTTGGGTATTAGCTTGGCCGGCGGATTGGTACCCCCGGCCTTCCGAAAAAAATTACGACAACTCTCTCCCTATTTTATTGCGCTGGTTGGCATTATTCTAATATTGCGTGGGCTAGGGTTAGGAATTCCTTTTATTAGCCCAATTCTCTAAGAAACGCTAGACCAAGTATTTGGAGTCAATAAGCTGGTTATCAGTATCATCATGCACCGCATAATTAAACCCTTGCTGAATGCTGTATCCACCAACCTGTCCCTGCTTACTAATGGCAATAAAACCAACCTGCGTATTTTCAAGAGTATCTTTATTTGCTACTATTCGTTCTACCGCATTTTTACAAGCTTGTTCAGGACTATCCCCGCGCCGCATATTTTCAACCACAAGATGACTACCGCACACTCTAATAATTTCTTCTCCTACTCCAGTACCGGATGCGGCTCCCACTTCATTATCAACGTATAGCCCACTTCCAATAAGGGGCGAATCTCCAATACGCCCATGCATTTTCCACGCCATTCCGCTTGTGGTACAAGCTCCCGACAGGTTCCCCTCACTGTCTAGTGCCAGCATGCCAATGGTGTCGTGGTTTTCAATATTTACTTTAGGTTCATAATTCGCATTTTTTTTCCACTGCTCCCACTCTTTTCGAGACTTTTCTGTGAGTAAATCTTTCTTCTTAAACCCTTGATCCAAAGCAAAATCAACAGCACCTTGCCCGACCAGCATCACATGGGGAGAATTCTCTTTCACTTTACGAGCCACAGATATGGGGTGCATTATATGTTGTATCGCTCCCACCGACCCACACTCTTGCTGCTCATCCATAATGCAGGCATCAAGAGTTACAAAACCATCACGGTCCGGCCGTCCGCCATACCCTACGGTTCGCACCTCAGAGTCAGCTTCGGTTACCCGCACCCCGGTTTCTACAGCATCTAAAGCTGAACCTCCTTCATTGAGCACTTTCCAGGCTGCATTATTGGCTTTCACTCCATGTCTCCACGTTGAAATGACTATCGGCTTCTTTATTTTTCCAGAAAATGAATGGGATGAAGACGCCCAGTCTTGAAAAGGGAACAAGCCACCGAGAGCCGAAATTTTCAAAAAGTTTTTTCTACTAATCATGATCGTACTTAATTAAATAAATATTATAACATTTCTACTGCTTGTTCTGCCACATCCATCCCAATAGCAATGCCCATGCCACTGAGGCCCGCTGCCACAAATCGCCGATTATCAACCTGTCTAACGATAGGGGACTTATTAGAACTAAAACCCATAATCCCGGACCACTCGGACGCAATCTCCCAATTTTGGGGTAATTGTAAAACCTCATCCACGAACTGTATCAACTGCTTTTTAATTTTGGGATTTACTCCAAACTGCTCCGTTTCTTCCTGTTCTTTATCAATATTTCGAGCCCCTCCAATAAGCAGTCTTTGACCGACATTACGAAAATAGACATAGCCTCGATCATGATGAAAAATTCCTTTCCAAGGCAACTCTTTTTGTTCATT
It encodes:
- the rdgB gene encoding RdgB/HAM1 family non-canonical purine NTP pyrophosphatase; this encodes MFETIVLASGNKDKIKELRATLKPLGVTLKSTYDFPELEEVVEDRPTLEGNALKKAEYVHHETGLPTLSDDTGLEVDALNGAPGVYSARYAGESVTYQDNNDKLLDELSEVPTQDRKAQFRTVAAFVTDKGQYAFEGICRGEILKEERGEQGFGYDPVFKPEGYELTFAELGADEKNKISHRGKAIQKFYNWLKKHPS
- a CDS encoding adenosine kinase, with amino-acid sequence MKKKYNVYGIGNALVDMEFEVSDSFLSKHEVTKGVMTLVDEDTQFSLIDDINREETIEKPGGSAANTIFAVSQFGGKAFYSCKVADDKFGDLYLEDMKEAGINTNFDRQERENGITGKCLVMVTDDAERTMNTYLGITSELSPKEIDELAIKDSEFVYIEGYLVAADGGFEAMKETKRIAQENDVKTALTLSDPSIVEAFKERFEEVVGASVDLLFCNEEEARIYTGKNDIMEAREALKKEANRFVITQGKNGAMIYDGDTFIDIEPYQVKAVDSNGAGDMYAGAFLYGITNGLGYAGAGKLASLAGSKIVSQFGPRLKWHEVQEILKKSKASD
- a CDS encoding anhydro-N-acetylmuramic acid kinase, coding for MNSSIIQLKEIAQKSTKTIIGLMSGTSLDGLDIALCEVQGAGQSTEVTLKKFITKLYTAQNKKRLNAISSINETSMEEVCLLHSWLGNYHGKLVNEALREWDIAPSDIDCIASHGQTIYHLPKIQHRQEGMPNSTLQIGDSDHIARTTGILTIGDFRQKHTAAGGEGAPMVSFVDRLLYTHHTENRVLLNIGGIANFTYLPARNNNQSETITTDTGPGNTLIDMATQQYFAKEYDKDGAIAKRGTVNRKALNALKADPYFKKPLPKTTGPELFNLTWVDRLLYKAGVADIDPENLVATLSRLTAETITDSIKKVLDEQQPAIYISGGGIHNPVVYNWITELLPSCSTSSFENIGFNPDAKEAVIFAILANETLSGKGFSLDANNPDSPTINFGKISFPT
- a CDS encoding acyltransferase family protein — translated: MVQRRERLVSLDVFRGITIAGMILVNNPGNWSHVYAPLLHAQWHGWTPTDLIFPFFLFIVGVAMTYSFGKMFEREIPKSVLYKKVIKRSVILFGIGLFMAVFPLIRFDPLQLYDFSSMRIMGVLQRIALCYLFASIIFLEFRKVKSLVLWMVGILVGYWILMMTVPVPGQGVGVLTKEGNLATYIDQLLLGGHLWKPGWEPEGLLSTIPAIATVLIGLLTGKLLRSGQTDQEKVIRMFLYGNLGLVLGLIVDVWFPINKGLWTSSYVLFTGGFALHFLAICYWLIDMKGYKKWAEPFKIYGLNALAVFVLSSLMAKLFYLIPVTTSEGTSSIKGVIYEGLLLPIASPINASLIFAVSYILFWLWIMWLFYKREIFIKI
- a CDS encoding sodium:solute symporter, coding for MGFSIIDYVVIVVYLIGVAALGIYAAGRQSSTSDYFMGGKGLPWWAVMFSVVATETSTLTFISIPAVAYGGNLTFLQITLGYIVGRFLVSVLLLPAYFEGKQTTAYQFLANRFGSSMRNAASTTFMVTRLLADGVRLFATAIPLAIILRLGGAFTGWGDIELYLLSITAISVITLIYTLIGGIKAVVWMDVMQMGVYIGGAVLAIGVMYGELPEGIAGAVAIAADAGKTQILDFGFGQPFTDFIAQPYTFFTALIGGAIFSIASHGTDQLIVQRLLTTRDVKDSQRALVWSGVVVALQFGLFLFIGLLLYSFYDAQTAQQLGLATTDEIFAKFIVEQLPVGLSGLIIASLFAAAMSSLSSSLNSLASSTTLDLYKPYFGQDNTPEEDLRISRIITMVWAFILTGSAFFFAYLQLQEGERPAVVELGLGIASYTYGGLLGAFLLGRLFSAPDKTDAMIGFFVGLVSLLFMVEGPIQNILPGEPLSIAWPLYTVAGSVIVIVVGNISNLIRRERV
- a CDS encoding serine hydrolase domain-containing protein, whose protein sequence is MINNKIYIIGLLLFGLISCSHENEVEQPITGQIPAIDSLIEKEIAADHIPGAVIQVKKGDSILHRAAYGYSKKYDYNLKQLEYPQKMTTDHLFDLASLTKVCATTLGIMKLVDEGQIALDNPVFNYLPEFDQGEKSKITVRHLLTHSSGLAQWKPTYYYASNPQQCRQYIADLSLKWKVGEERHYSDLGFMVLGDIIEKVTGMPMNNYLQQEIYGPLDLSHTVFNPLEKELEPVIAATSHGNPFEKQMVYDNNFGYRVAVEPELWDGWRQYTLQGEVNDGNAWYANKGVAGHAGLFSSVDNLQVLIDLLLHDGVYGGEQIISPSVVDTFLTEDRFGNGLGWAMDSEFISAEGSPAGTFGHTGFTGTSIVAVPRDSLSIILLTNRQNVGRQENGYYFDLGPLRQAVYNAVKKER